In the genome of Candidatus Palauibacter australiensis, the window GACCGGCCGTGCGGCCCACGACGCGCACGGGTTCCGGCGGCGTGCAGCGCGCGTCCCCGGCGAGGCCGACCGTGCGGTCCGCGCCGGCGCGGCCGGCGGCGCGGCCCACGACGGCGAGGCCGTCCCGGCCGGTGGTGCGGCGCCCGCCGTCGACGACGAGACCCGTGACCCGGCAATCCGCCCCGCGGTCATCGCGGCCGGCGGCGCGGCCCTCCGGACCTTCGAGGTCGAGCGGCACCGTCAGCCGTTCCAGCGGCGGGTCCCGATCCGGGGGTACGGTCCGCCGATCCGGCGGCAGCTCCCGATCCGGGGGCGCGGTCAGCCGCTCCAGCGGCAGCTCCCGATCCGGGGGTGCGGTCCGCCGATCCGGCGGCAGCTCCCGATCCGGGGGCGCGGTCCGTCGCTCCAGCGGCAGCTCCCGATCCGGGGGCACGGTCCGTCGCTCCAGCGGCAGCTCCCGATCCGGGGGCACGGTCCGCCGATCGGGCGGCTAGCAGGAGCTTGACGGGCCGAGATCAGGGATCCGGCCACACGGCCGGGTCCCGCTCCATCTCCGGCTCCGGTTCGACGCCGAGTGCCTCGACCATGCGCACATAGTAGTTGAAGAAGCCGACGATCTCGGTCGCGGTCAGGATCTGCGCGTCAGTCCAGCCGACCTCCCGCAACCCGTCGATGTCCCGACGAGCGGTGGAGGTCGGCTCGCGCGTGATCGCCACCGCATAGTCCATCAGTCGGCGCGTCTTCGCGTCGAGCGCCGCCGTCCGATAATCGATCCGGATCGCGCGCGCCAATTCGTCATCTCCCGTGGCCTGACGGAGATCCTCTCCGTGCGCCTCCGTTCAGTAGAAACAGTCGAGTTCGCGCGAGGTCACGGTCGCGAGCATCTCGCGCACGTCCCGCCCTAGCGGTCCCGGCGCCAGCATCAACGCCTCGTAGAGCTGGATCGAGGCGCGCATCACGGGCGGGTTCAGGCTCTGGATGCCGATCACGTTGAAGACGCGCCCCGCGCGGCGGACGGCCTTCTCGTACTCGCGGGCGAGAAGCCCGTCCGCTTCGTCGGGAGCTACCGTCTCGATATGCGGCATCTTGCCTCCTGCAGGCGACGGATCCGGGGTTCAGAACCAGCTCGTCGGCGGGCACCCGCTCAGCGTACGAGGAAGCCGTCCCACCACGGATCCTCCGGATCGACGAGGAACTCGTGGCGGCCCGTAACCCAGGCCCGGCCGCCGACCTCCGGCACGACGGCCGCG includes:
- a CDS encoding peroxidase, coding for MARAIRIDYRTAALDAKTRRLMDYAVAITREPTSTARRDIDGLREVGWTDAQILTATEIVGFFNYYVRMVEALGVEPEPEMERDPAVWPDP